The window ACGGCTCAGACGCCATCGGCGGGGTGGTCAACATTATTACCACCCGCGAAAAGAACGGCACTACGCTCTCCGCCGGCCTCGGCTCGAACGGCTACCAGGCCTACGATGCCTCGACTCAGCAACAGCTGGGCGACAGCACCGTGGCAACGATTGCGGGCAACTACACCTATACCAAAGGGTATGACGTGGTGGCGCAAGGCAATACCAGCATCCCACAGCCCGATCGTGATGGTTTTATGAGCAATTCGCTGTACGGTGCGGTGCAGCACCAGTTCAACGAGCAAATCAGCGGTTTTGCGCGCGGGTATGGCTACGATAACCGCACCGGTTACGATGGCTTCTATTCTTACGACAAAAATTTCAACATTACTGGCCTCCCCGATACCCGCAAGCTGTATAGCCAAACCTGGGACACCGGGCTGCGCTATCAGGAAGGGATTTACGCCACCCAGTTAGTGGGCAGCTATAGCCACAGCAAAGACTACAATTATGATCCGCGCAAGGGGCAGTACGCGGTGTCCTCCAGCCTGGACGATGCCGAGCAATACAACCTGCAGTGGGGCAATACCTTCAAGGTCGCACAAGGCACCGTAAGTGCGGGGGCCGATTGGCAGGACCAACAAATAAAACCCGGCACCGCGTCGGTCAGCAGCGAGAAAAGCCAGCGCAATACCGGCGTCTATCTGACCGGGCAGCAATTGGTTGGGCCGGTTACGCTGGAAGCCGCGGCGCGCGGCGATGATAACTCGGAATTTGGTTGGCACGGCACCTGGCAAACCAGTGCGGCCTGGGAGTTTGTTGAAGGGTATCGGTTCATCGCCTCCTACGGTACGGCGTTCAAAGCGCCAAACATGAATCAGCTGTTCAGTACCACTTACGGCAACGATAATTTGAAGCCGGAAGAAAGCAAACAGTGGGAGGGCGGTTTTGAAGGCTTGACCGGGCCAGTGACCTGGCGCGTATCAGGTTACCGTAATGACATTGATAACCTGATTGACAGCGATCCCGTGACTTACCGTTATTACAACATCGGTAAAGCGACCATTAAAGGCGTAGAGGCCACGGCTTCGTTTGAAACCGGCCCGCTGACGCATCAGATTGGTTACGACTATGTCGACCCGCGCAATGCCAAAACCAACGAAGTGTTGCTGCGTCGCGCCAAGCAACAGGTGAAATATGAGCTGGATTGGCAGCTGTATGATTTTGACTGGGCGGTGACCTATCAATACCTGGGTGAACGTTACGACAAGGACTACGGCGTTTATCCAAGTCCAACGGTCAAACTCGGCGGCGTTAGCCTGTGGGATCTCGCAGTTTCGTATCCGGTCACATCTCATCTGACAGTTCGTGGTAGAATTGCCAACCTGTTTGATAAAGATTATGAGACGGCCTATGGCTACGCTACTCCAGGAAGGGAATACTACATTACTGGAAGCTATACCTTCTAACAGCTCCACAACACTCCGCCCGACAGTGCTGGTATTTGATTCCGGCGTCGGCGGGCTGTCGGTATATCAAGAGGTTCGGCAACTGCTGCCGGACCTCCACTATATATATGCCTTCGACAACGTGGCGTTCCCTTACGGCGAGAAGTCCGAAGAGTTTATCGTTGAACGCGTGTTGGAGATTGTCGGCGCGGTGCAGCAACGCCACCCGCTGGCGATCGTGGTCATCGCCTGCAACACCGCCAGCACCGTTTCCCTGCCTGCATTGCGCGAGCGCTTCAGCTTCCCGGTTGTGGGCGTAGTGCCCGCCATCAAACCCGCCGCTCGCCTGACCGCCAACGGCATCGTCGGCCTGCTGGCTACCCGCGGCACCGTTCAGCGCACCTATACCCATGAGCTGATCGCCCGCTTTGCGACCGATTGCAAGATTGAGCTGTTGGGCTCTTCGGAGCTGGTGGAGTTGGCGGAAGCCAAGCTGCACGGGGAAGCCGTTCCTCTGCCGACCCTGAAGAAAATCCTGCAGCCGTGGTTGAGCATGCGCGAGCCGCCGGACACCGTGGTGCTGGGTTGTACCCATTTCCCTTTATTGGCGGAAGAGTTAATGCAGGTGCTGCCTGAAGGTACCCGGCTGGTGGATTCCGGCGCCGCTATCGCCCGCCGCACCGCCTGGCTTATCTCAACGCAGGAAAATCTGGTGTCGACGCAGGA is drawn from Serratia entomophila and contains these coding sequences:
- the btuB gene encoding TonB-dependent vitamin B12 receptor BtuB yields the protein MTITKNTLLMVVSSVTAFSGWAQDNTTANKGDNLVVTANRFPQPVSSVLAPTSIVTRNDIDRWQAKSLTDVMRRLPGVDVGQNGGLGQKSSLFIRGTNSSHVLVLIDGIRLNQAGVSGSSDLSQIPISLVQKIEYIRGPRSAVYGSDAIGGVVNIITTREKNGTTLSAGLGSNGYQAYDASTQQQLGDSTVATIAGNYTYTKGYDVVAQGNTSIPQPDRDGFMSNSLYGAVQHQFNEQISGFARGYGYDNRTGYDGFYSYDKNFNITGLPDTRKLYSQTWDTGLRYQEGIYATQLVGSYSHSKDYNYDPRKGQYAVSSSLDDAEQYNLQWGNTFKVAQGTVSAGADWQDQQIKPGTASVSSEKSQRNTGVYLTGQQLVGPVTLEAAARGDDNSEFGWHGTWQTSAAWEFVEGYRFIASYGTAFKAPNMNQLFSTTYGNDNLKPEESKQWEGGFEGLTGPVTWRVSGYRNDIDNLIDSDPVTYRYYNIGKATIKGVEATASFETGPLTHQIGYDYVDPRNAKTNEVLLRRAKQQVKYELDWQLYDFDWAVTYQYLGERYDKDYGVYPSPTVKLGGVSLWDLAVSYPVTSHLTVRGRIANLFDKDYETAYGYATPGREYYITGSYTF
- the murI gene encoding glutamate racemase, which gives rise to MATLLQEGNTTLLEAIPSNSSTTLRPTVLVFDSGVGGLSVYQEVRQLLPDLHYIYAFDNVAFPYGEKSEEFIVERVLEIVGAVQQRHPLAIVVIACNTASTVSLPALRERFSFPVVGVVPAIKPAARLTANGIVGLLATRGTVQRTYTHELIARFATDCKIELLGSSELVELAEAKLHGEAVPLPTLKKILQPWLSMREPPDTVVLGCTHFPLLAEELMQVLPEGTRLVDSGAAIARRTAWLISTQENLVSTQEDNLAYCMALNEDTDALLPVLQGYGFKTLKKLPL